gcccgtccctctattttatgttattaatagaagaaaagaaaatacaagaCTAGAGAGAAAGACATGAACCAAAACCTCTCTGAgaataaaatgaaataaagtactCAAAGTGAGCACTAAGCAATAGTTACAAACTAATGGATAGAAGAAGATTATGCAGTAACCATGCATATATTTATGTATGTGACCACGCAGCAACCACATATACGGAACACACATATAGTGGATCAGCAAACATGCAGCAGAAACCACCATAACCCAAGCCCAGCTTCAGTTTGACTATGTAACATTTGCTCAATACATCGGTAGACGTATATAAGGATATTGGATTACTATCGTGTTAAAAAAGTCTAACCTCACCACCGGGCTTGTCGCGCACTCTCTACAATATTACATACTTACCAAGCCGTGTGAATTAACCATGCTCTTAATAAAAAGATGTCATATTACATCTATCTATCTATACTATAAAATGAAAGTATTCGAGATTCACCAAAATATGGATTGTCCGAAACACCACTTAGTCtaaatttaaaaatttataatGAAATCATCTAAATAGttattttaataaaataaaaaagagcataaaaacataaatataaaaaaattcaaaaaagtgGGTGACGATTGAAGGGTTTTCATTAAACACTCACAAGAGTATAAGATATTGAAAGTGAGAAAATTTATATTAATCTATGAAACCTGAACCAATTTGTCATTTTTTAGTATTAAGTGGTCCTCTTTTATTTGTAGCATTTCAAGAAACGTACATTATTGTGTTAGATCTCATAGAGAAAACCGTTGCCATATCAGTATAATTTGTCATCAATATCTAGAGCCAGTGAAATTTCTGACCACACTTTTGTGGACCTAATATATCCTCACGCAGTATGCATGAATAAACGTGGGTATAATGCACTGGAAACAAACAAACTCTGAAAAGATGGTGGCGATTGCTCTAGCCGGCTATTGATGCCGCTATCGTCCTCCTCCCTCGCTCTGTGAGGTTCAAATACTTGCCAGAATGCCCTCTACACATTTGACAACTGAAACatattacataaatatttattcacGGGGCTAGCTTTTGCTTATGTACGTTCCTGCATGCAAAATAGAGTATATAGAAGCTATCTAGCTTTCTCGATTTCACGTTTTTATCAACACCGCTAACTTATGTAACTCAATGATTttattgaaatttaaaaaaaaaaatccttcgcAAATCCAATTATGACAATAAATAATGTGCGATCAGATATTCCTATCTTCAAATACATTTATCGTGAAATTTTATATTTGGCAGAAAATTTGAAATGGTTGAAACCACCCATTTGCCAGAAAAGAAAGACCTCGAACTCTCAACTTTCACTCTACTTCCTCTGTTTCATCTATCTTCAAGGATGGAGAAGCCTTTTACGTATACCATTAATAGTTATTAATGTAGCCACAGAAATTAGTACCCAATAATAAGGAAGCTAGCAACTCAAATGATGGCCCTCTATCGGTGGTCTTCTCTCTTAGCTTTTATAGTTGTTGTTCAGGTTCGGGTtctaatttctttctttgtatgaGTATCAGCAACACCAGTAACCACCTCATCAATAAATCGACGTGGGTGGAAAGCCAAAGCTCACCATAGATGAGAAGATTTATTGGGTTTACAAATAAACAAgtaaccatataaagatcaaggagagaaatcaagaaagaccaacaaaaaaaaaaaccatgggTTTTAAATATCATCCCATCCCATGCATGCCATTAGGACGGTGGGTCTTCTCAGATGGGCAGCTATGCCACCACCATCCTTGCTTCGGGTTCTGAAGACGGACGGGCTCCCTTGTCCTCCGAATGCAAACTTGTAATTGTAATTGTATTCGCCCTTTCTGGGTTTTGTCGgttttttctctccattccaTGTCAAGTCTGTGATAGGTGGAGCTGATCAAACCTTGTTCTTTCCGtttgtttctgggttgaggccCCCCTTTGGGCTTGTCCCTTAATGGATTTATccgtttctccaaaaaaaaaaaaggttggaaAAGTTCATCAAAGGGGTAACAGTCGTCTTCTACTTAAATCACATGGCATTTTGTGGCGAATGGTGTGTGACTACACCTTATCCGCTAAATCATATACTCCAATTTATTGACAACACACACTATCAACCACAACATATATCTTGGTCCACTACTCCACtttatggattttgattatACAATGGCAGTTTGTGAGAGgataaaaaaacaagaagaagaaacacgTTTCcattcattttaattaatattgAATATTTTATATCATTGGTCCGCACAATTTTAGAGCTATAAATAGCCTCAATGGCCTTTTCATTTCTCACACATCGAGTTGAGAGTTGAGTGAGAGAATACGACGAGTTTCAGAAATATGTTGAGAGTAGGTTTCTTAATGTTGCTTGCCATGGCTTTGGCAGCAACTAGTGCTCATGCTCGCTTAGATCTATTTGGCCAGCTGCTCACCTCCAAGAACCAACCAAATCCCAATTCAGGTAATTTCCTGTACTAAGTTATCTTAGTTCAAGTTCAAGATTTACTTGTTCATATCATTGTTTGTCGATGTTTCCTCGTGTTGTTGAATTAGTTAAATTATATCAGAATAGACGCATATTATTGGTGTAATGGATTAacttatctatatatatatgtttctgtTCAATTATAAGAATGCCAGAAAATTCCATTTCTACTATGCGACCGTGTCTGTGACGTTTGCGTTTGCGATAGACGTGCTCCAGAGTTTGCAGAGTGCTTTTGCGGACAGTGGAAACCTTATGCAGAACTTCAAAAATCTGGTAATTTAACAAGGTTATGAGAACATGAAATAATTTTGTTGTTCTCCAACGATATTAATTGTTGTAGTTGACACATGATAACTGatagaatttttttattttaactcATATGAAAAAAGACAAGTACTTTTAACTCTTTCAGAATTATCCAAATAGATGTAGCAAAAACATGCATCAAATCAACGAGGAATAACTATATGGAATAGAACTCCAACTCCTGATATATAAATGAACTGGCTAGTACTGATATATACGTATTGGAGAAATAGCACTTGGCAATTTATTCCAACAACTTTTTCGtccaaaaaggagaaaaaaaaaagtacctcAAATTAAGAATTGACGAAAAGAAGAACCAATGAACTAATACACTAGACATTATCAACATCTCTTCGGGAACATCTAATAAAATAGGGATAACTATTAAAAAAAGATGCAAGCTTTGCCATGCATAAGAATTGATGACACatataaattaagaaattattCAACATTTATTATTGAGTATTTATATTAAcataccttttttcttttctttttaggtgCAGACGAAGCACAAGTGCAGGTGATAGGATTAGAAAAATCTTCTATTAAAGCCAAGTCTTCGGGCGCCATTCCATATACAGAATGCATCAAAGTCTGCAAAATTTGTGCTTGTACACAAATGTGGCCCCCTGAGGCAAATTGGTGCATTGATTGCCGCAACACTGAAGCTGAAGGCAGAGCCCTCCCAAACTAGCTTAGCTGCTAGCTTCTTCCCCAAATGGTCGAGTTCGATGATAAATAAAAGGGCTATAATTTGTTGGATTTACTCCTACTGATGATGCCCTAGACTTCCTTTGAGCTGCCTTAATGATGTGTTTTAAGGCTCTAGTTAGTTTCTACGTAAAATAAGCTTGCATTTGCTATGCCTATATGCAAGCGGTCTTAATTATGTCGTGCATGCGCTTGTTTTCAGTTTCAATCAACTTGTTATGAAAATAAAGTTTACGAGCATTAGCGTTAATCCTAACCTTTTGACCGGCCATTGCAAAGCTCTTTCCACTCtcgtttggaaaaaaaaaatgtagttaATAAAAGTGTACACAAAAAACTCAAGAAGAAGCTATAAATTCTCAATTATCTTGCAACTTAGAAAATGCCagaaaatataatttaaaatGTGCGAATATGTAATATTGGACCACGCATGCCCCTTATATATAATTGAATAGCGAATCGATAAAATTGAGCTGGATCAATTAGTTACTTTCAATCATTACACGTTAATTTGTCCTTTATTATTTCTATCACATGCACTGCACTAAATAACGTAGATTAATTTATCCATTTCATTACGTGCTTACCAAGTTATGCTAATTAGCCATGTTCTTAACAACAAATTGCCGTATTACATCTATCTAACTATAGTATAAAGCCAAGTGTTCAGAATTCACCAAAATATGGATGGTTCAAAACACTACTTAGtctaaaattaaaaattcataATGAAATCATTTAAATAGTAGTTTTAATTTaatgaaaaagagcagaaaaacataaatacaaaaaaattcaaaaaagtgGGTGACAATTCAAGGGTTTTCATTAATCAAACGTACATCGTATGAGATACTGAAAGTGAGAAAATATATGAGTacttttctatttgaatttgTATAAAGATATTGGAGAATCTTTCATCGTAggtcattttttcatttttagccTACCTCTCTCTCCCACCATAAGCCATTACACggactttaaaaaataaatttgacCCGCTAACATTTTGAAGGTTAAATTTGGCTTCCCATTTCATAGGCCAGATGGTTTggtcccatttttttttttttaaatttctttatgtATTATCTTTTATACATTTATGAAATAATAGTTTTCTTATATAAATGTGTTATCTATAGTGTTTCTGAATATaaaaattacatcattgttaagatcttgttgagatcttcaatatgagCCCTATATAGATATGTTCATAATTTTTTTGCTTAAAAATATTATGTAGATAAATAtctattttaaatattttaaatcTAACGGTGTTGATGCATTTACGTAATCTATCTAATGGTTGTCATTGAAGGCAATCCTATTCACATTATAGCTGTTGGAGATGATGATATTTCTTTTTTGGCTTATAGAATTTGACTTACGGTGGCAGCACCGCTTTTTATTGATAGACCAAATAGGCAACTTGGAGAGAATATTCCCTTTTTAGTAGATTAAATTAGTTTGGCCTTTGGCCTATGGTAGAAGATGGCCTATAGAAACTTGGACCATCTTATCACTTTTGAGTACCACACGTAAATTGGtcccttattttttttgttaaatctGGTAGCATATTCAAGAAATAAACAAAACCCATGGTGACTACTCTAGCTAGCTAATGATGCCGCTATCATGTTCCTCTCTCCCTGTGTGAGGTTCAAATACTTGCCTTCATGCCATCTATACATTTGACAATTGAAACATATTACAGATTATATGCATGGGCTAGCTTTTGTTGAGAATCTCCCATGACATGAaaatatttatatgtaaatgctaattgtttcttttcataTTTTGTCAATCTTTGTAATTTATTTTGTGGTAATAGTTAGAATCTAGATTATTTCATACCATAGATAGTAAATTAATTTACTATATATCTTATAATATTCTGAATTGTAATTAATGATCATTAATATTCCAATTATCATCTTTACAACTTTTGCGTATGTTCCTGCaaaatagaatatgatgaagAAGCTATCGTCAATGGCGGAAAGGATTTTCCTATGTTTACCATTAATAGCAAAGGATAAGTGGGTTaataaaaatatacatatatgataatatatatatatatatatatatatatatataatcacgGACTAGCAACTCAAATGATGGTTCTCCATCGGTGGTCTTCTGTCTTAGCTTTTGTAGTTGTTATTTAAGTTCGTGTtctaatttctttctttgtatgaGTATCAGAAACACCAGTAACCACCACATCAACAAATTGACGTGGGTGGAAAGCGAAAGCTTATAAATGTGAATAAAAAGGAACATGCTCTAAGTTCACCATCAAAGGGGTAAAGGGTAGTCTTCTACTTAAATCACATCGCGTTTCGTGGAAACTGGTGTATGATGGTGTAATATTGGACCACCCAATTACCTTTTCTCTAATAATCTAAATCAATGGCTCCGAACATGAAATAATTTTGTTGTTCTCCATCGATATCAATTGTTGTAGTTAGCACATAATAATTGATagaatattttttgttttaatgcaTAAGTGCCTTTGTAGTTCAGTGGGTAAGGAGCGGagccagggccggtcctgagatttTAACGGCCTGAGGCAAAAGATTAAAATGTGGCCTATACACAGACACACATGTACATACACATATTTGCACCAAATAATAGTACAAAATAATCTGTTTTGAATAAAAATAGATATAGAAGTCATAAGTGATAATTGAGATGTAAAAATAAGACTGTGACTCTCTCCAAAACCTAGGGCTCGGGCCATGGTTCTCCATTCTGGGGATCGCCTCTGGTCTCCGCCCTAAGTGGCGACTGGTTCTCCAAGCTTTGCGGTCTAGTACCTGCACTCCAGTGCCGCTTTTTTCCAGCGATCgctcaaccatgcccaactccTCGATCATGGAAACTCGATGAGAATAAGGGGGATTGCCAAGCAAATCTAATCGAGATCAGAAGTTGGCGCACTTGGGATCCAGGTGTGTGAATCAGGCCAAGGATAGGGCGACTCAAATATCTGATCGATCACAATGGAGTCTTCAAGTCTCAGCGGTCCGGGCATGGAGATCTGGTCGGATTCGTATGGGATAGCTTAATGGTTGAGGCGGCGCATCATTATGCATTGATTGAGAGCAAGGCGGAGCCAAGCAATGTGCAATGTCTTGCAAGGTCAGTGAGGAGATTGACGACATCGACAATGGAATGGCAGATCGGTCTTGCTATGAATCTACTGCCTGAGGTCGTGAGGCAGATCATGGAGTGGAGAGTTGAGCCGACCCACAAGTCTGTTGGTATAGTGTTGGTGGCAACAACGGTAAGGTGTGCGGATGGCGGAGGCAGCGACGGTGAGGCTGCAAATTGGGTGCCTTTTTGTgggtg
Above is a genomic segment from Rosa chinensis cultivar Old Blush chromosome 3, RchiOBHm-V2, whole genome shotgun sequence containing:
- the LOC112195242 gene encoding uncharacterized protein LOC112195242 isoform X1, encoding MLRVGFLMLLAMALAATSAHARLDLFGQLLTSKNQPNPNSECQKIPFLLCDRVCDVCVCDRRAPEFAECFCGQWKPYAELQKSGADEAQVQVIGLEKSSIKAKSSGAIPYTECIKVCKICACTQMWPPEANWCIDCRNTEAEGRALPN
- the LOC112195242 gene encoding uncharacterized protein LOC112195242 isoform X2 yields the protein MLRVGFLMLLAMALAATSAHARLDLFGQLLTSKNQPNPNSECQKIPFLLCDRVCDVCVCDRRAPEFAECFCGQWKPYAELQKSDEAQVQVIGLEKSSIKAKSSGAIPYTECIKVCKICACTQMWPPEANWCIDCRNTEAEGRALPN